The DNA segment CCTCATCTTCCCAGAGTGATGTCTTGACATGGGTGTACTCCGTCTGATCCTCACACTCAGTCTCCCGGTGGTAGAAGTAGCTAAAATTGGATACTATGACAGGCACTGGAAGTGAGATGGTAAGCACGCCAGCAATGGCGCACATTGAGCCCACCAGCTTACCCCACACTGTTTCTGGGTACATGTCACCATATCCCACTGTGGTCATGGTGACAACTGCCCACCAGAAAGCGTGTGGTATACTGATAAAGGCCGTGTTGGTGTGGTCAGCCTCAGCAAAGTAGATGGCGCTGGAGAAGAGGATGACGCCAATAAACAGGAAGAAGATAAGCAGGCCCAGCTCACGCATGCTGGCCCTCAATGTCTGTCCAAGGATCTGTAAGCCCTTTGAGTGACGAGACAACTTGAAGATCCTGAACACCCTCACTAACCTGATGACTCTGATGATGGCCAAGGATGTTGCTGGGCTTGCATCATTGTCCTTGGCCAGCTCTGTTCCCAGAGTGACAAAATAGGGCAGGATGGCACTGAAATCGATGATGTTCATGACATCCTTGAAGAAGTGCGTCTTGCTGGGGGCGCAAGCGAAGCGCATGACGAGCTCGAAGGAGAACCAGCATATGCACATGGTTTCTACCATGAAGAAGGGGTCATGGAAAACACTTTGTGGAAGAGGCATGTTCTCGGAGACATTCTTTGCCTGGGCGTGGTACCTGTAAAAATATTCCTTAAGTGGAGGAgacaggaaaaatataaaatgtattaaatatcGCAATATCACcataacaagaaaataaacaactgcAATTATTCAAATTGTTCTTCAaattataaatgacaaaatccCATTCAAAGGACTAGGACAATtagggaaatatgcttattccCTTATTCAAAGATTTATACTGTACCACTTTCAAGTTTGTATGGTAATTATGAAGCTAAAACCAGCatccagttagcttagcttagcttagcaaaaggAATGGAAGCTTGGCTTGGCTCTttccaaaagtaacaaaatcccCCTACAAGCACCACTCACTAAGTAatacattatatcttgtttgtttaatttgtacaaaagCCAAAGGTGTAAAAATTCATGGCCTAGAAATAGCATGGCACATAACCCTTCATGAAATGGTGAATTGATATTATTATGAATCTGTTTTTGTATAGGTTAGAAAAAGAAGATGTAATGTGTGAATTACtgagttttagaggtgctggtaggctatgtagattttttttactttgaacaGACCCAAGCTAGTTGTTTCCCCCTCTTACTAGTCTGCTAAACTAAGCTTACAGGCTAGtggctatagcttcatatttactataTAGCCATGAGCAATATCATTCTTCTCATCCGTCTCAGcaataatgtgaataaaaagtAGTTTACATAGTACTGCTGAGATACTGTTTCGTGGTGTCCTATTAAACTACATTGAATTTCAGCATGTTGTCCACCATCTCATTGGTTCACACTTTTGGCAGCATCATAAAAGCGCTTGACATCTGCGGCTTTACATTTCAATCATAGCTGTAGCAATCTCTTTTTCAGTCCACCTGTCATTCCATCTTCCGTATCAGTTAGCATTACATTCAAGCATTAGAGGGTGGCCATTAAAAACATCTTATACAACATCAAGTTAGAAGCATGAAAACGGATCGTATGGATATATAAAAGGATCAGCATGCTGTAATGGGCTGCGTGTAATATATAAAGTTTCAGGGGAGTTTAAATGAACCTAGAGAATTCCTTATGGCTTTCAGTAGCAGGTCAGTGACAGTGTTTATTGCTAAAGGTGGACATCTATGTGTTGATCTGCACCAAGGGCTCTCCTAAGACTATATATAACCTTGTGAGATCTCCGAAGAGAAACATGAGCGTCTCGCTGCACCTCTCCTCATCCATCTCCACCTTCGTCGCTATCCCATCTCCCTGGCCACTACAGGCGAGTAACATTGCCTATGCAGTTCAGTGGGTCTGCCGCTGACTTGGAGAGGAGTAAGTTACAGTAGTTTCCTGGCAGCTCGCTTGTGCAAAGGCAGTCTGGCCTAGCGCAGCAGTCCTGAAGGAATGTGTTAACATGACCCAACGTATGCTACTCATCCTGTGAGACCTTTTAGTCTCCGGTTCTAAGCCACCGGAAAGCTTTGGCTCACCTTTGTCTATGTGTTCGGTCACTTGTGTGACCTTTCATTAACACACCTAACTGTCTCTTCACAAtgtcttccctttctctccttttatttGTATTCCAGGCCCCACCCATTCCTCCCTGTACCCTTTAGCGCTTCCTGAATCCAAGTGTATCAAATTTAACAGCCGACTAAAATAATCACACCATAAGCTTCCCttagtctctctccctctttctctcactcactctctggTCTGCTTCCAGACATATTGGCCAATAGTTTTGcccatgtcagtgtttttcctcttaACACACTGTAGTACTCACCAAGTGTGTGTTTACCTAAACACCTGCTTCCAATGATATCATGTTTCCTTTTGACCCAAGCAGTCACACACATCCCATTCAAGACCTTATTCCCTGGTGGTTTGATTCAGGCATTATTAATAACTTTTAGCAGTCTGTTTTAGCAAGTGGCACTGAATTAAGTGGTGTGATATTGAACATAAAGCCATGACATAAAGACATGCAAAAGATTGCGTAATAGGGCTGATATTTCAAGTAGAGAGAGCTGGCAACATATTCTCTCATGTCCAATAAAACCTTTAACCAATACTTCCCATACAGGCCataaattttaaatttgatttcatttaagtCACAGATCTGTTGAGAGCATTCCCAGTTGTTTTTATACTGCCACCCATTCTGTTACTCACATAAATACCGTAAAGGTGACTAAAGAATATTTTAATGGAGAATACTTACCATCGTCTTTATTCATTATGCCATTCGCCTGACTTTCCTGAAATTTGGAAACCCTTAAAAACCCTAAACAACACTCTTCACACTGTTCATCCTCCCACACCTACAGCAACACTTCAATCACATTTCCTACCTCTCGTGACTCTTTCTCATTCCTGAAGTCAGGCAGTGTCTCCAGGCAGAAGATGAGGATGGACACCACAATGACCATAACACTGATGATGGCTATGATACGTGCACCCGATGAGGACTCAGGGTGCTCAAACAGCATCCACAGTCTTTTCTGGATTTCGTTGGACGGCAGcggcctctcctcctcttttggAAAACCTTCGTCCTCCTTGAAACGGTTCATGATTTCCTCTCCGAGCTCGTAGAACATCAGCTCATCCATGAAGATGTCCAGGGGTATGTTTGCTGGCCTGCGAAGCCTCCCGCCTGACtggtaaaaatacagaatggCATCAAAGCAGGCCCGATTGCGGTCCAGGAAGAGCTCATTTCGCAGCGGGTCAAAGTACCGTGACCTCCGCCTGGGGTCACCAAGCATGGAGTCAGGGAACTGGGCTAAGGTGCGGAGCTGAGTTTCGTAACGCATCCCTGAAACATTGATGGCGAGTCTTTCACTCAAAGCCCATCCACTCCTCCATAGAGACCCAGAACGTCggctctctttcttcttctccttctcattTCCTTTgatctccttctctcctttttcctcaCTGTTGAGCTGGTTCTTCAGTTGTTTatctttttctccatcattcTCTTTCCTTATGCTTCCTCTTTCATCATCCTGTGGGTCACTGCTGTCCATCCCTTTAAGTAGCCCAGACCGGGGAACGAGGCAAACCACTCTCCTGAGAATTTGGAGAACAACTGGACTTAAAAGCAAACCGTATCTGAAACTAGAGTAATAGTTTCATCAGTGGATTTGGTTTTCAGTTGATAAGTATTACAGATGGAACTAAAAGCAAATGGCTGAAGTGTTGGTTCTTTACAATTTTCCTGACATATTTCATCACAGTTAAACATACTTATTCACCACAAAATCTGCTTAAAGACTCTTTGAAATGTTACCTTAATAattttttatctcatttaaaatgtgaactgTGGATTACAGTGGATagaaattacaaacaacaaGCCATGTTAGTTCCCAGTAAATGAAAGTATTTACTCACTAAATGTAAAATAGCTGCTGACAGTCACTAATGGCAGGATGAAAAATCACATTGTGTGCCTCCCGTGGCTCATCAGGTTGtccgtctttctttctgtcatcaTGTCCGTCTGTCATATACACAAAGTCCTTGTTTGGCTGTCTACCTTCAATCGACACTCACGCAGAGGTCTACTGACAGTCCAGCTAAACTTTCCGGCCAGCTTGTACACAACCTGCACTTCCAGTTGTTTGCTCAGGGAACATCCACGATCCTGTCCTGTCCCTTGCTGCCTCACGTTGTCTGTCTTGAAATTTTTTGGGATTGCTGTCCTGTTGAAATTCAATCTCTTTAGACCCCTCCGACCCCTCCCTGTCCTTTCCCTCCATTTTAGCTATGGGGCGAGACAACCTTCAACCTCCCTATCAAATGTCACGTTTGCCTGGCACTGCGTGGTGTGACCCCCTCTAACAAGTATGGTACTCTGACTGACAGAGGTCTCTCACTGTACCTAGTTTAATGAGGTACAGTGAGAGATTTTGAGGTTATGAGGCTCATTACctcaaaattattttatttgaaggtgtattatttaaaaactaaaatcaatgGATTGTATGCTCTAGCAAT comes from the Seriola aureovittata isolate HTS-2021-v1 ecotype China chromosome 21, ASM2101889v1, whole genome shotgun sequence genome and includes:
- the LOC130161872 gene encoding potassium voltage-gated channel subfamily A member 7-like isoform X1, with the translated sequence MTDGHDDRKKDGQPDEPREAHNVIFHPAISDCQQLFYIYFRYGLLLSPVVLQILRRVVCLVPRSGLLKGMDSSDPQDDERGSIRKENDGEKDKQLKNQLNSEEKGEKEIKGNEKEKKKESRRSGSLWRSGWALSERLAINVSGMRYETQLRTLAQFPDSMLGDPRRRSRYFDPLRNELFLDRNRACFDAILYFYQSGGRLRRPANIPLDIFMDELMFYELGEEIMNRFKEDEGFPKEEERPLPSNEIQKRLWMLFEHPESSSGARIIAIISVMVIVVSILIFCLETLPDFRNEKESREEYFYRYHAQAKNVSENMPLPQSVFHDPFFMVETMCICWFSFELVMRFACAPSKTHFFKDVMNIIDFSAILPYFVTLGTELAKDNDASPATSLAIIRVIRLVRVFRIFKLSRHSKGLQILGQTLRASMRELGLLIFFLFIGVILFSSAIYFAEADHTNTAFISIPHAFWWAVVTMTTVGYGDMYPETVWGKLVGSMCAIAGVLTISLPVPVIVSNFSYFYHRETECEDQTEYTHVKTSLWEDEEPEGEEIDEGDRDPEGDYYAIEGICNPLNGTLLGGLCTGQSTEFREGNLYLREPLVTQV
- the LOC130161872 gene encoding potassium voltage-gated channel subfamily A member 7-like isoform X2; translation: MDSSDPQDDERGSIRKENDGEKDKQLKNQLNSEEKGEKEIKGNEKEKKKESRRSGSLWRSGWALSERLAINVSGMRYETQLRTLAQFPDSMLGDPRRRSRYFDPLRNELFLDRNRACFDAILYFYQSGGRLRRPANIPLDIFMDELMFYELGEEIMNRFKEDEGFPKEEERPLPSNEIQKRLWMLFEHPESSSGARIIAIISVMVIVVSILIFCLETLPDFRNEKESREEYFYRYHAQAKNVSENMPLPQSVFHDPFFMVETMCICWFSFELVMRFACAPSKTHFFKDVMNIIDFSAILPYFVTLGTELAKDNDASPATSLAIIRVIRLVRVFRIFKLSRHSKGLQILGQTLRASMRELGLLIFFLFIGVILFSSAIYFAEADHTNTAFISIPHAFWWAVVTMTTVGYGDMYPETVWGKLVGSMCAIAGVLTISLPVPVIVSNFSYFYHRETECEDQTEYTHVKTSLWEDEEPEGEEIDEGDRDPEGDYYAIEGICNPLNGTLLGGLCTGQSTEFREGNLYLREPLVTQV